The Streptomyces sp. NBC_00775 genome includes the window GCTCCGCCGACTCCTGGTACTCGGGTGTCGGCAACCTCGACGTGCACTACTCCTCGGGTGTCGCCAACCACTTCTTCTATCTGCTGAGCGAGGGCAGCGGCGCCAAGGTCATCAACGGCGTCAGCTACAACTCGCCGACGTCGGACGGCCTTCCGGTCACCGGCATCGGCCGCGACAAGGCGCTGCAGATCTGGTACCGGGCGCTCACCACCAAGTTCACCTCGACCACCAACTACGCGGCGGCCCGCACCGGCACGCTCGCGGCGGCGGGTGAGCTGTACGGCACCACGAGCACCGAGTACAAGGCGGTGCAGGACGCGTGGGCGGCCGTCGCGGTCGGTGCGCGCTCCGGTGGCGGCGGCGGAGGCGGTACGTCGTTCGAGAACACGGCCGACGTATCAATTCCGGACAACGGAGCGGCGGTCACGTCGTCGATCACGGTCTCCGGCCGCACCGGCAACGCGCCCACGAACCTCGCGGTCGCCGTGGACATCATCCACACCTGGCGCGGTGACCTCGTCGTCGACCTGGTGGCCCCGGACGGCTCGGTCTACAACCTGAAGGCGTTCAGCTCCTCCGACTCGGCGGACAACGTCCAGACCACCTACACGGTCAACGCTTCCTCCGAAGTCGCCAACGGGACCTGGAAGTTGAGGGTCCAGGACAAGGCGGCACAGGACACCGGCTACATCAACAGCTGGAAGCTGACCTTCCCGTAAACCCTGGCCGGCTCGGGTCTGCCGCAGGGCACAGAACAGGGCGCCGTCCCGGAGGTTCAACTCCCCGGGGCGGCGCCCTCTTTGCCATGCCCTGACCGCGCTTTTGTTGTCCCATGGACAAAATCCGGAGGTCGCGGCTCGCACCAGATTTTCACCTGGGCGATTCTTTTCAGCCAAGATCTAGTCGGGGTCATGACATTTATGTGCTGCTGATGCCACTCTTCCATCGCACGGCTCACCCGCACCGCAACTTCACACCGTCCGTACGACTACCCCACGCCGTCCGGACGCCCCCACACGAGGAGCTTGCGTGACTCAGTTCTACGCGCGTCACAAGCGCACCACTCTGGCCATCGCCACCGCTGTCGCGGCCGGAGCCCTGCTCACCACCGGTATGACCACCGGTGCCTCCGCCCAGAACGCCGCCTCCCCCTCGGGTGCCGCGGCCCTCGCCGCCGCCCCGGTCCAGCTGTCCGCGGCCGCGCGCACGGCCCTGATTCAGAAGGCGGACGCCAACACGGCCGCCACGGCTCAGCAGATAGGCCTCGGCGCCAAGGAGAAGCTGGTCGTCAAGGACGTCGTCAAGGACGCCGACGGCACGGTGCACACGCGTTACGAGCGCACCTACGCCGGACTCCCGGTCCTCGGCGGCGACCTGGTCGTCCACCAGAAGCCGGGCAAGACCGAGACCGTGACCAAGGCGACGACGAAGACCATCAAGGTGGCCTCCCTCAAGCCGCAGATCGCCGTCGCCAAGGCCGAGAAGCAGGCCCTGACCGCGGCGCGGGCCGCGGGCTCGGAGAAGACCGCCGCGGACGGCGCCCGCAAGGTGATCTGGGCCGGCAACGGCACCCCGACCCTGGCGTACGAGACGATCGTCGGCGGCCTCCAGGACGACGGCACCCCCAACCGTCTGCACGTCATCACCGACGCCGCCACCGGCAAGAAGCTCTTCGAGTACCAGGGCATCGAGAACGCGACCGGCACCGGCAAGACGCTGTACTCGGGCACCGTCAGCCTCACCACCAGCCTCTCGGGCACGACGTACTCGCTGACCGACGCCTCGCGCGGCAGCCACAAGACGTACAACCTGAAGCACACCACCAGTTCGGGCACCGGCACCCTGTTCACCAACACCACGAACACGTGGGGCACCGGCGCCGCCTCCAGCTCCACCACCGACGTGACCGCGGCCGCCGACGCCGCCTACGGCGCGCAGGAGACCTGGGACTTCTACAAGAGCACGTTCGGCCGCAGCGGCATCAAGAACGACGGTGTCGGCGCCTACTCCCGCGTCCACTACGGCAGCTCGTACGTCAACGCCTTCTGGGACGACGACTGCTTCTGCATGACGTACGGCGACGGCTCCAGCAACACGCACCCGCTGACCTCGCTGGACGTGGCCGGCCACGAGATGAGCCACGGCGTCACCGCCAACACCGCGGGCCTCAACTACAGCGGTGAGTCCGGCGGTCTGAACGAGGCGACCTCCGACATCTTCGGCACCGGCGTGGAGTTCTACGCGGCGAACTCCTCGGACGTCGGCGACTACCTCATCGGCGAGAAGATCAACATCAACGGCGACGGCACCCCGCTGCGCTACATGGACAAGCCCAGCAAGGACGGCGGCTCCGCCGACTCCTGGTCGTCCAGTGTCGGCAACCTCGACGTGCACTACTCGTCGGGCGTGGCGAACCACTTCTTCTACCTCCTCTCGGAGGGCAGCGGCGCCAAGACGATCAACGGGGTCAGCTACAACTCCCCGACGTCCAACAGCTCCACGGTCACCGGCATCGGCCGCGACAAGGCCCTGCAGATCTGGTACAAGGCGCTGACGACCTACTTCACGTCGTCGACGAACTACAAGGCCGCCCGCACGGGCACGCTCTCCGCGGCGTCGGCCCTGTACGGCTCCAGCAGCACGGAGTACGCGGCGGTCGCGGCGGCGTGGTCCGCGGTGAACGTCAGCTAGTTCCGGCGTAATCGAACGGGGCGGTACCCGGGGAGAGGGCAACTCCGGGTACCGCCCTACGCTGTCCCCCATGCCCTTCACGTACGAGGACGTGGGCGCGACCCGCGAGGACCGCTGCCCACCGGGCTTCCACCGACTGCACGTCCGCTCCCGGATCGGCGAGGGCGAGGCCGTCTTCCGCCGCGCCTCCGAGGCCCTGATGACCTGGGAAATGCACCGGGCCATGGGCGTCGGCATCTCCTCCGAGGCCGACAAGGCCGCCCCCGGAGTGGACGTCACCGTCGGTCTCGGCCCGATCAAGGCCCCCTGCCGCGTGGTCTGGACGGCCGAGGAACCACGCCGCACCGCCTGGGCCTACGGAACGCTTTCCGGCCATCCGGAGTGCGGCGAGGAGGCCTTCGTCGTCACCCGCACCGGCGACGGCACCGTCTGGCTGACGATCACCGCCTTCAGCCGCGCGGCGAAGTGGTACTCCCGCGCGGCCGGACCGGCGACCCGAGGACTCCAGCACGCCTACGCCCAGAGGTGCGGGAAGGTACTGCGCCGGTTGTGCGCGGGCCTGGACGACTAGAGCCTCGCCCCCCTCACCGCATCAGAACCCACGCCTCCTCCCCCTTCTCCTCCGCCGGCACCGCCACCAGCCCCAGCTCCGCGCCGGATGCCAGCAGTCGGTGCGTGGGCAGGATCCGGACCGTGTAGCCGAAGGGGCCCGTGCGGTCCAGGGAGAGCGGGCCCTCGTAGACCCAGCGGCCCTCCAGGTCCGGGCCGCCCGCCGGTTTCAGCGCCACGCACATCGCGTCCGCGATCCGGTCGTCCGCGTCGACGCGCCCGGCGACGGCCTGGACCTCGACGTCGTCGGGGACGAGGTCACCGAGGCCGACGCGGACGTGCAACGACAGGGTCGTACCGAGTTCGGCGGACGTCGTGGCGGAGGAGGCCTCGACGTGGTCGACGGTGACCTGGGGCCAGGCGGCGCGCACCCGGGACTTCCAGGAGGCGAGTTCGCGGGCCGTGTCCGCGGTGAGCGAGCGGTGGGCCTGGGCCGCGGGGGCGTAGAGCCGCTCCACGTACTCGCGGACCATCCGGCCCGCCAGCACCTTCGGACCGAGGTGGGTCAGCGTCTGGCGCACCATCTCGATCCAGCGGTCGGGCAGCCCGTGCTGGCCGCGCTCGTAGAAGCGGGGGGCCACCCGCTGTTCGAGCAGCTCGTAGAGAGCCGCGGCCTCCAGGTCGTCACGGCGGTCGTCGTCGGTCGCCGTGCCGTCCGCCGTCGGGATCGCCCAGCCGAAGTCGGGCTGGAACCACTCGTCCCACCAGCCGTCCAGAACCGACAGATTCAGACAGCCGTTGAGCGCCGCCTTCATGCCGGACGTGCCGCAGGCCTCCAGGGGCCGCAGCGGGTTGTTGAGCCAGATGTCGCAGCCGGGGTACAGCTTCTGCGCCATCGCCATCCCGTAGTCCGGCAGGAACACGATCCGGTGCCGGACCCGCGGGTCGTCCGCGAACCGGACCAGCTCCTGGACCAGGCGCTTGCCGCCGTCGTCCGCGGGGTGGGCCTTGCCCGCGACCACGATCTGGACCGGGCGCTCGGCGTGCAGGAGAAGGTCCATGAGGCGGTCGCGGTCGCGCAGCATCAGGGTCAGCCGCTTGTACGAGGGGACCCTGCGGGCGAAGCCGATGGTCAGGACGTCGGGGTCCAGCACCCCGTCGATCCAGCCGAGTTCGGCCGTGCCGGCGCCGCGCTGGCGCCAGGACGCGGTCAGCCTCTCCCGTACCTCCACCACCAGCTGCTCCCGCAGCACGCGCCGCAGGTCCCAGATCTCCTGGTCCGCGATGGCGGCCACCGCGTCCCAGCGGTCCGAGCCGCCGACCGTCAGCGCGTCCTGGGTGCGCGGCGCGCCGATCTGCCGTGCGCCCAGGCGGAACACCTCCGGCGCGACCCACGTCGGTGCGTGCACACCGTTGGTCACCGAGGTGATCGGGACCTCTTCCGGGTCGAAGCCCGGCCACAGGCCCGAGAACATCTCCCGGCTGACCTGGCCGTGCAGCAGCGAGACCCCGTTCGCCCGCTGGCCCAGCCGGAGCCCCATCACCGCCATGTTGAAGAGGTTCGGCTCGCCGCCGGGGTAGGTCTCCATGCCGAGGCCCAGGA containing:
- a CDS encoding M4 family metallopeptidase — its product is MTQFYARHKRTTLAIATAVAAGALLTTGMTTGASAQNAASPSGAAALAAAPVQLSAAARTALIQKADANTAATAQQIGLGAKEKLVVKDVVKDADGTVHTRYERTYAGLPVLGGDLVVHQKPGKTETVTKATTKTIKVASLKPQIAVAKAEKQALTAARAAGSEKTAADGARKVIWAGNGTPTLAYETIVGGLQDDGTPNRLHVITDAATGKKLFEYQGIENATGTGKTLYSGTVSLTTSLSGTTYSLTDASRGSHKTYNLKHTTSSGTGTLFTNTTNTWGTGAASSSTTDVTAAADAAYGAQETWDFYKSTFGRSGIKNDGVGAYSRVHYGSSYVNAFWDDDCFCMTYGDGSSNTHPLTSLDVAGHEMSHGVTANTAGLNYSGESGGLNEATSDIFGTGVEFYAANSSDVGDYLIGEKININGDGTPLRYMDKPSKDGGSADSWSSSVGNLDVHYSSGVANHFFYLLSEGSGAKTINGVSYNSPTSNSSTVTGIGRDKALQIWYKALTTYFTSSTNYKAARTGTLSAASALYGSSSTEYAAVAAAWSAVNVS
- the glgP gene encoding alpha-glucan family phosphorylase, which encodes MKAIRRFTVRPVLPEALHPLSDLARNLRWSWHAETRDLFQSVDPERWAASDGDPVRLLGSVPTGRLAELGEDRHFLRRLAAVSDDLRDYVTGDRWYQSQTSELPAAIAYFSPEFGITAALPQYSGGLGILAGDHLKAASDLGVPLIGVGLLYRHGYFRQSLSRDGWQQEHYPVLDPNELPLVPLRESDGTPAHVSLALPGGRALRARIWLAQVGRVPLLMLDSDVEENDLGERGVTDRLYGGGSEHRLSQEMLLGIGGVRAVRTYCRLTGHAQPEVFHTNEGHAGFQGLERIAELVGQGLDFEPALEAVRAGTVFTTHTPVPAGIDRFDRELVARHFGPDAELPRIDVERILGLGMETYPGGEPNLFNMAVMGLRLGQRANGVSLLHGQVSREMFSGLWPGFDPEEVPITSVTNGVHAPTWVAPEVFRLGARQIGAPRTQDALTVGGSDRWDAVAAIADQEIWDLRRVLREQLVVEVRERLTASWRQRGAGTAELGWIDGVLDPDVLTIGFARRVPSYKRLTLMLRDRDRLMDLLLHAERPVQIVVAGKAHPADDGGKRLVQELVRFADDPRVRHRIVFLPDYGMAMAQKLYPGCDIWLNNPLRPLEACGTSGMKAALNGCLNLSVLDGWWDEWFQPDFGWAIPTADGTATDDDRRDDLEAAALYELLEQRVAPRFYERGQHGLPDRWIEMVRQTLTHLGPKVLAGRMVREYVERLYAPAAQAHRSLTADTARELASWKSRVRAAWPQVTVDHVEASSATTSAELGTTLSLHVRVGLGDLVPDDVEVQAVAGRVDADDRIADAMCVALKPAGGPDLEGRWVYEGPLSLDRTGPFGYTVRILPTHRLLASGAELGLVAVPAEEKGEEAWVLMR
- a CDS encoding DUF1990 family protein — translated: MPFTYEDVGATREDRCPPGFHRLHVRSRIGEGEAVFRRASEALMTWEMHRAMGVGISSEADKAAPGVDVTVGLGPIKAPCRVVWTAEEPRRTAWAYGTLSGHPECGEEAFVVTRTGDGTVWLTITAFSRAAKWYSRAAGPATRGLQHAYAQRCGKVLRRLCAGLDD